A genomic region of Vitis vinifera cultivar Pinot Noir 40024 chromosome 7, ASM3070453v1 contains the following coding sequences:
- the LOC100259462 gene encoding 4-alpha-glucanotransferase, chloroplastic/amyloplastic produces the protein MAMSMSMAMLSSHSLKASPLQNLSSKLFNVSSAVFASSRIKFQAKAPMNFNCLLKNDAVYEDLPAVGEDLPPDYEEWTPKKDPKDRRRAGILLHPTSFRGPHGIGDLGEETFCFLDWLHEAGCSVWQVLPLVPPGRKGNEDGSPYAGQDANCGNTLLISLEELVKDGLLMKEELPKPVDADRVDFSTVADIKDPLIAKAAERLILSEGELKNHFEDFRRDPEISNWLEDSAYFAAIDETLNTISWYDWPEPLKNRHLSALEEIYQSKRDFINIFIAQQFLFQRQWQKVRNYAQMKGIKIMGDMPIYVGYHSADVWANKKHFLLNKSGFPLLVSGVPPDAFSETGQLWGSPLYDWKAMERDRFSWWIRRIRRAQNIYDEFRIDHFRGFAGYWAVPSEAKFAMDGQWKMGPGKSLFDAIFRAVGKINIVAEDLGVITEDVIQLRKYIRAPGMAVLQFGFGSDADNPHLPHNHEQNEVVYTGTHDNDTTRGWWDILEQEEKSNVLKYVTVTGEDDISWALIQAALSSVAQTAIIPMQDVLGLGNSARMNIPATQSGNWGWRLPSSMSFDDLESEAKKLRDLLSIYGRL, from the exons ATGGCGATGTCGATGTCGATGGCGATGCTGAGTTCTCATTCACTCAAGGCTTCTCCGCTTCAAAATCTTTCTTCAAAACTTTTTAACGTTTCATCTGCGGTATTCGCCTCCTCTCGCATCAAATTTCAAGCCAAGGCTCCGATGAATTTCAATTGCCTGTTGAAAAATGATGCCGTTTACGAAGATCTACCTGCTGTTGGCGAAGATCTGCCTCCGGATTACGAAGAGTGGACGCCGAAGAAGGATCCGAAGGACCGGAGAAGAGCCGGTATTCTGCTACATCCGACGTCGTTTCGAGGCCCGCACGGCATTGGAGATCTCGGCGAGGAGACGTTTTGCTTCTTGGACTGGCTTCACGAGGCCGGTTGCTCCGTTTGGCAG GTTCTTCCTCTTGTCCCTCCTGGCAGAAAGGGTAATGAAGATGGTTCCCCATACGCCGGCCAG GATGCAAATTGTGGCAACACTCTTCTGATTTCTCTTGAAGAGCTTGTTAAGGATGGTTTATTGATGAAAGAAGAGCTTCCAAAACCAGT TGATGCAGATCGTGTGGACTTCTCAACTGTTGCTGATATAAAAGATCCGCTGATAGCTAAG GCTGCAGAGAGGCTCATTCTGAGTGAAGGGGAactcaaaaatcattttgaagaTTTCCGTAGAGATCCTGAGATTTCAA ACTGGCTTGAAGATTCGGCTTATTTTGCTGCTATTGATGAGACTTTGAATACAATCAGTTGGTATGATTGGCCTGAACCTTTAAAGAATCGGCATCTTTCCGCCTTGGAAGAAATTTATCAAAGCAAACGAGATTTT ATAAACATATTCATTGCCCAACAATTCTTATTCCAAAGGCAATGGCAGAAAGTTCGTAACTATGCGCAGATGAAAGGAATCAAGATAATGGGAGACATGCCCATTTATGTGGGTTATCACAGTGCAGATGTGTGGGCaaataagaaacattttttactG AACAAGAGCGGTTTTCCTCTTCTAGTTAGTGGTGTTCCTCCCGATGCCTTTAGTGAAACTGGCCAGCTGTGGGGCAG CCCTCTCTATGATTGGAAAGCCATGGAGAGAGATAGATTTTCTTGGTGGATACGCCGAATCCGACGTGcacaaaatatatatgatgaatTCAGAATAGACCACTTTCGAGGGTTTGCTGGCTATTGGGCTGTTCCTTCTG AAGCAAAATTTGCAATGGATGGACAATGGAAG ATGGGACCAGGGAAATCGTTGTTTGATGCCATCTTCAGAGCTGTTGGAAAGATCAATATTGTTGCAGAGGACTTG GGTGTAATCACCGAGGATGTAATTCAGCTCAGGAAATACATCAGAGCACCTGGAATGGCTGTCCTCCAGTTTg GTTTTGGGAGTGATGCAGATAACCCACATTTGCCTCATAATCACGAGCAAAATGAAGTTGTTTATACTGGGACTCATGACAATGACACA ACCCGAGGTTGGTGGGATATCCTAGAACAAGAGGAGAAATCTAAT GTACTAAAGTATGTCACAGTTACTGGAGAAGATGATATCTCATGGGCACTGATCCAGGCTGCACTATCTTCAGTGGCACAAACTGCTATCATACCTATGCAAGATGTTCTCGGGTTGGGGAATTCAGCCAGGATGAACATCCCAGCAACTCAG TCTGGCAATTGGGGTTGGCGGTTACCTAGTTCCATGAGCTTTGATGACTTGGAATCCGAAGCAAAGAAACTGAGAGATCTACTTTCAATCTATGGGCGGCTCTGA
- the LOC100252506 gene encoding stress enhanced protein 2, chloroplastic, with product MATAAQAVLRVLQSQKSAAPAREQAVVPAQKLRASDSSPDNLKIVLQPRLCTLRSYGPDRSGVIKTRRDGDDVSPFFATLSEYIESSKKSQDFEIISGRLAMIVFAATVTMEMVTGNSLFRKMDLQGIAEAGGVCVGAVACAAVFAWFSSARNRVGRIFTISCNTFIDSLIDRIIDGLFYESESNDWSDEI from the exons ATGGCCACGGCGGCTCAGGCGGTCTTACGGGTTTTGCAGTCGCAGAAGTCGGCGGCTCCAGCTAGAGAACAGGCGGTGGTGCCGGCTCAGAAACTGAGAGCTTCTGATTCGTCACCGGATAACTTGAAGATAGTCCTTCAGCCTCGGCTGTGCACTCTCAGATCGTACGGTCCGGATCGCTCCGGAGTGATCAAGACGCGCAGAGACGGCGATGACGTATCCCCGTTCTTTGCCACGCTGTCGGAGTACATCGAGAGCTCGAAAAAGAGTCAGGACTTCGAGATCATCTCCGGTCGGCTAGCCATG ATTGTGTTTGCAGCAACCGTGACAATGGAGATGGTGACGGGGAACTCCTTGTTCAGAAAGATGGACTTACAGGGAATAGCCGAAGCAGGCGGGGTGTGTGTGGGAGCTGTGGCTTGCGCTGCAGTGTTCGCATGGTTCTCTAGCGCTCGAAACAGAGTGGGTCGGATCTTCACCATCAGCTGCAACAcattcattgattccctcatcGACCGCATCATCGATGGCCTGTTCTATGAAAGTGAATCCAACGATTGGTCGGATGAGATTTGA
- the LOC100264638 gene encoding uncharacterized protein LOC100264638 isoform X1, whose translation MSLSVTSVASLSELRCIGFESHHTCFRNTRKWRIRSSSAAPGVDLNTLQSAIDMKDSNAVKEALDQLREVGWAKKWSSQPYVSRRMTSLRELTTLGMKNAENLAIPSVRNDAAFLFTVVGTTGFLGVLAGQLPGDWGFFVPYLIGSISLIVLAIGSISPGLLQVAIGGFSSFFPDYQERIARHEAAHFLVAYLLGLPILGYSLDIGKEHVNLIDERLEKLIYSGQLDTKELDRLAVVAMAGLAAEGLQYDKVVGQSADLFTLQRFINRSKPQLSKDQQQNLTRWAVLFAGSLIKNNKAIHEALMTAMSKKGTVLECIEAIEKA comes from the exons ATGTCCCTCTCCGTGACTTCAGTCGCTTCTCTCTCCGAGCTTCGTTGCATCGGCTTCGAATCTCATCACACCTGCTTCAGAAACACTAGAAAATGGCGGATCCGATCTTCTTCTGCCGCTCCTGGCGTCGATCTCAACACTCTACAGTCCGCCATCGATATG AAAGATAGCAATGCTGTTAAAGAGGCACTTGATCAGCTGAGAGAAGTTGGTTGGGCCAAGAAATGGAGTTCTCAGCCATATGTTTCGCGCCGTATG ACATCTCTTCGGGAGCTGACAACCCTTGGAATGAAGAATGCGGAAAACCTTGCAATTCCAAGTGTTAGAAATGAT GCAGCTTTTCTTTTTACGGTAGTGGGGACAACAGGATTTTTAGGTGTTCTTGCTGGCCAGCTTCCTGGG GATTGGGGCTTTTTTGTGCCATACCTGATTGGGAGCATCTCTTTAATAGTTTTGGCTATTGGCAGCATTTCCCCTGG GCTTCTTCAGGTTGCCATTGGAggattttcatcattttttcctGATTATCAGGAGAGGATTGCTAGACATGAAGCAGCCCATTTTTTAG TTGCGTATCTGCTTGGCCTTCCTATCCTGGGCTATTCACTGGATATTGGAAAAGAGCATGTGAATCTCATAGACGAAAGGCTGGAAAAACTGATATACAGTGGGCAGCTCGACACCAAGGAACTAGACAG GTTGGCGGTTGTAGCAATGGCTGGACTTGCAGCAGAAGGCCTGCAATATGACAAAGTGGTTGGTCAATCTGCCGATCTTTTCACTCTTCAG AGATTTATAAACCGTAGCAAGCCACAGCTCAGCAAAGATCAGCAACAAAATCTTACCAGATGGGCT GTTTTATTTGCGGGATCCCTCATTAAAAACAACAAAGCAATTCATGAAGCTCTGATGACAGCAATGTCAAAGAAGGGGACCGTATTGGAGTGCATCGAAGCAATTGAGAAAGCTTAG
- the LOC100264638 gene encoding uncharacterized protein LOC100264638 isoform X2: protein MFRAVWSVPITSVKFWESATQTLATSTNPCIHTSLRELTTLGMKNAENLAIPSVRNDAAFLFTVVGTTGFLGVLAGQLPGDWGFFVPYLIGSISLIVLAIGSISPGLLQVAIGGFSSFFPDYQERIARHEAAHFLVAYLLGLPILGYSLDIGKEHVNLIDERLEKLIYSGQLDTKELDRLAVVAMAGLAAEGLQYDKVVGQSADLFTLQRFINRSKPQLSKDQQQNLTRWAVLFAGSLIKNNKAIHEALMTAMSKKGTVLECIEAIEKA, encoded by the exons ATGTTTCGCGCCGTATGGTCAGTCCCCATTACAAGTGTGAAGTTCTGGGAAAGTGCTACTCAAACATTAGCCACATCTACAAACCCATGCATACAT ACATCTCTTCGGGAGCTGACAACCCTTGGAATGAAGAATGCGGAAAACCTTGCAATTCCAAGTGTTAGAAATGAT GCAGCTTTTCTTTTTACGGTAGTGGGGACAACAGGATTTTTAGGTGTTCTTGCTGGCCAGCTTCCTGGG GATTGGGGCTTTTTTGTGCCATACCTGATTGGGAGCATCTCTTTAATAGTTTTGGCTATTGGCAGCATTTCCCCTGG GCTTCTTCAGGTTGCCATTGGAggattttcatcattttttcctGATTATCAGGAGAGGATTGCTAGACATGAAGCAGCCCATTTTTTAG TTGCGTATCTGCTTGGCCTTCCTATCCTGGGCTATTCACTGGATATTGGAAAAGAGCATGTGAATCTCATAGACGAAAGGCTGGAAAAACTGATATACAGTGGGCAGCTCGACACCAAGGAACTAGACAG GTTGGCGGTTGTAGCAATGGCTGGACTTGCAGCAGAAGGCCTGCAATATGACAAAGTGGTTGGTCAATCTGCCGATCTTTTCACTCTTCAG AGATTTATAAACCGTAGCAAGCCACAGCTCAGCAAAGATCAGCAACAAAATCTTACCAGATGGGCT GTTTTATTTGCGGGATCCCTCATTAAAAACAACAAAGCAATTCATGAAGCTCTGATGACAGCAATGTCAAAGAAGGGGACCGTATTGGAGTGCATCGAAGCAATTGAGAAAGCTTAG